In the Sarcophilus harrisii chromosome 3, mSarHar1.11, whole genome shotgun sequence genome, one interval contains:
- the LOC116422325 gene encoding ribosome quality control complex subunit 2-like, which yields EEEEEDEEEEEEEEEEEEEEKEAAAVATANEGNLPSWLCVRKSLPPEQPGLLQDWSSGRSGRHQESGNIHPKSRSSGGGGDSGSRSRSRSRSSRRQQPGPSSPSSRVASADSSSGSWKSAVPARLEGFPQQRQRQLEPPEPRSRRRQQSR from the coding sequence gaggaggaggaggaggacgaggaggaggaggaagaagaagaagaggaggaggaagaggagaaggaggcgGCGGCAGTGGCGACGGCTAACGAGGGAAATCTCCCTAGCTGGCTCTGTGTGCGGAAGAGTTTGCCTCCGGAGCAGCCCGGCCTCCTGCAGGACTGGAGCAGCGGCAGGAGCGGGAGACACCAGGAAAGCGGTAACATCCACCCCAAGAGTCGGAGTAGCGGCGGTGGCGGGGACAGtgggagcaggagcaggagcaggagcaggagcagccGCCGCCAGCAGCCGGGTCCGAGCAGTCCTAGCTCTCGGGTCGCCTCGGCTGATAGCAGCAGCGGCAGCTGGAAGAGTGCAGTCCCCGCCAGGCTCGAGGGCTTCCCTCAACAGCGGCAGCGGCAGCTGGAGCCCCCGGAGCCCCGCAGCCGCCGCCGCCAACAGTCCAGGTAG